The Branchiostoma lanceolatum isolate klBraLanc5 chromosome 10, klBraLanc5.hap2, whole genome shotgun sequence genome has a window encoding:
- the LOC136443179 gene encoding troponin C isoform X2, giving the protein MSESDDYVKARVMFKEEQISEFKMAFDMFDEDGGGDISTKELGTIMKRLGMSISREELQQMIDEVDEDASGTIDFEEFLEMMARAMQDSEREIPDDELRAAFRVLDKNGDGFIDKDEFRALASECAGDDLTDDELHEFMDEYDGNRDGRFDYEEWKEIIQELKVRW; this is encoded by the exons ATGTCAGAG TCGGACGACTATGTCAAGGCTCGGGTGATGTTCAAGGAGGAGCAGATCTCCG AGTTCAAGATGGCGTTTGACATGTTCGACGAGGATGGCGGTGGTGACATCAGCACTAAGGAGTTGGGCACGATCATGAAGAGGCTGGGCATGAGCATCTCCAGAGAGGAGCTGCAGCAGATGATCGACGAGGTGGACGAGGACG CCAGCGGTACCATCGACTTCGAGGAGTTCTTGGAGATGATGGCCAGGGCCATGCAGGACAGTGAGCGTGAGATTCCCGACGATGAGCTACGTGCAGCCTTCAGGGTCTTGGACAAGAACGGAGATGGTTTCATCGACAAGGACGAGTTCCGG GCCCTAGCATCAGAGTGCGCCGGTGATGACTTGACAGATGATGAGCTCCATGAGTTTATGGACGAGTACGACGGAAACAGGGACGGGAGGTTTGACTATGAGG AGTGGAAAGAGATCATCCAGGAACTGAAGGTCCGGTGGTAG
- the LOC136443179 gene encoding troponin C isoform X1 has protein sequence MFPESDDYVKARVMFKEEQISEFKMAFDMFDEDGGGDISTKELGTIMKRLGMSISREELQQMIDEVDEDASGTIDFEEFLEMMARAMQDSEREIPDDELRAAFRVLDKNGDGFIDKDEFRALASECAGDDLTDDELHEFMDEYDGNRDGRFDYEEWKEIIQELKVRW, from the exons TCGGACGACTATGTCAAGGCTCGGGTGATGTTCAAGGAGGAGCAGATCTCCG AGTTCAAGATGGCGTTTGACATGTTCGACGAGGATGGCGGTGGTGACATCAGCACTAAGGAGTTGGGCACGATCATGAAGAGGCTGGGCATGAGCATCTCCAGAGAGGAGCTGCAGCAGATGATCGACGAGGTGGACGAGGACG CCAGCGGTACCATCGACTTCGAGGAGTTCTTGGAGATGATGGCCAGGGCCATGCAGGACAGTGAGCGTGAGATTCCCGACGATGAGCTACGTGCAGCCTTCAGGGTCTTGGACAAGAACGGAGATGGTTTCATCGACAAGGACGAGTTCCGG GCCCTAGCATCAGAGTGCGCCGGTGATGACTTGACAGATGATGAGCTCCATGAGTTTATGGACGAGTACGACGGAAACAGGGACGGGAGGTTTGACTATGAGG AGTGGAAAGAGATCATCCAGGAACTGAAGGTCCGGTGGTAG
- the LOC136443179 gene encoding troponin C isoform X3 produces MSDDYVKARVMFKEEQISEFKMAFDMFDEDGGGDISTKELGTIMKRLGMSISREELQQMIDEVDEDASGTIDFEEFLEMMARAMQDSEREIPDDELRAAFRVLDKNGDGFIDKDEFRALASECAGDDLTDDELHEFMDEYDGNRDGRFDYEEWKEIIQELKVRW; encoded by the exons TCGGACGACTATGTCAAGGCTCGGGTGATGTTCAAGGAGGAGCAGATCTCCG AGTTCAAGATGGCGTTTGACATGTTCGACGAGGATGGCGGTGGTGACATCAGCACTAAGGAGTTGGGCACGATCATGAAGAGGCTGGGCATGAGCATCTCCAGAGAGGAGCTGCAGCAGATGATCGACGAGGTGGACGAGGACG CCAGCGGTACCATCGACTTCGAGGAGTTCTTGGAGATGATGGCCAGGGCCATGCAGGACAGTGAGCGTGAGATTCCCGACGATGAGCTACGTGCAGCCTTCAGGGTCTTGGACAAGAACGGAGATGGTTTCATCGACAAGGACGAGTTCCGG GCCCTAGCATCAGAGTGCGCCGGTGATGACTTGACAGATGATGAGCTCCATGAGTTTATGGACGAGTACGACGGAAACAGGGACGGGAGGTTTGACTATGAGG AGTGGAAAGAGATCATCCAGGAACTGAAGGTCCGGTGGTAG
- the LOC136443180 gene encoding troponin C-like produces the protein MAGTARQMFNEEQIAEFKMAFDMFDADGGGDISTRELGTIMKKLGLNVSRDQLQDMIDEVDVDASGTIDFEEFLEMMAKIMKEEKSELPDDEIRAVFQVFDTNRDGFISGREFKDYLDDMGEDLTEEEMEEILDECDTNRDGRLDLDEFREMLVTFNIRW, from the exons ATG GCGGGCACCGCACGGCAAATGTTCAACGAGGAGCAAATTGCAG AGTTCAAGATGGCGTTTGACATGTTTGACGCTGACGGAGGCGGTgacatcagcaccagggaaCTGGGCACCATCATGAAGAAGCTGGGGCTGAATGTGTCACGTGACCAGCTGCAGGATATGATTGATGAGGTAGATGTAGATG CAAGCGGAACGATTGACTTTGAGGAGTTCCTGGAGATGATGGCCAAGATCATGAAAGAAGAGAAGTCGGAACTGCCAGACGATGAGATTCGGGCTGTCTTCCAGGTCTTCGATACCAACAGAGATGGTTTCATTTCGGGCAGAGAATTTAAG GATTACCTGGACGACATGGGCGAGGACCTGACggaggaggagatggaggagATTCTGGATGAATGTGACACGAACAGGGATGGCAGGCTGGATCTAGACG AATTCCGAGAGATGCTGGTGACATTTAACATCCGGTGGTGA
- the LOC136443609 gene encoding troponin C-like isoform X1 — protein sequence MPKARDILTDEQVQEFKMAFDMFDADGGGDISTRELGTIMSRLGMTPSRAELTDIVHEVDADGSGTIDFEEFLEMMVLYMAVEKKELNEEEVRAAFHIIDNNNDGFISMAEWKEYLVSCDEPLTEQEMQELMEDGDVNRDGRLDFDEFKDILMAFNISW from the exons ATG CCGAAAGCACGGGACATCCTGACAGATGAACAGGTTCAAG AGTTCAAGATGGCGTTTGACATGTTTGACGCTGACGGAGGCGGTgacatcagcaccagggaaCTGGGCACCATCATGAGCCGCCTGGGCATGACCCCCTCCCGGGCCGAACTCACCGACATCGTTCATGAGGTTGACGCCGACG GCAGTGGCACTATTGACTTTGAGGAGTTCCTGGAGATGATGGTTCTGTACATGGCGGTGGAGAAGAAGGAGTTGAACGAAGAGGAGGTCCGAGCAGCTTTCCACATCATAGACAACAACAACGACGGTTTCATTAGCATGGCGGAATGGAAG GAGTACCTCGTGTCCTGTGATGAGCCCCTGACTGAGCAGGAGATGCAGGAACTCATGGAGGACGGTGACGTCAACAGGGACGGCAGGCTCGACTTTGATG AATTCAAAGACATTCTGATGGCCTTCAACATCTCCTGGTGA
- the LOC136443609 gene encoding troponin C, skeletal muscle-like isoform X2, giving the protein MPKARDILTDEQVQEFKMAFDMFDADGGGDISTRELGTIMSRLGMTPSRAELTDIVHEVDADGSGTIDFEEFLEMMVLYMAVEKKELNEEEVRAAFHIIDNNNDGFISMAEWKEYLVSCDEPLTEQEMQELMEDGDVNRDGRLDFDGTY; this is encoded by the exons ATG CCGAAAGCACGGGACATCCTGACAGATGAACAGGTTCAAG AGTTCAAGATGGCGTTTGACATGTTTGACGCTGACGGAGGCGGTgacatcagcaccagggaaCTGGGCACCATCATGAGCCGCCTGGGCATGACCCCCTCCCGGGCCGAACTCACCGACATCGTTCATGAGGTTGACGCCGACG GCAGTGGCACTATTGACTTTGAGGAGTTCCTGGAGATGATGGTTCTGTACATGGCGGTGGAGAAGAAGGAGTTGAACGAAGAGGAGGTCCGAGCAGCTTTCCACATCATAGACAACAACAACGACGGTTTCATTAGCATGGCGGAATGGAAG GAGTACCTCGTGTCCTGTGATGAGCCCCTGACTGAGCAGGAGATGCAGGAACTCATGGAGGACGGTGACGTCAACAGGGACGGCAGGCTCGACTTTGATG GCACTTACTGA